Proteins encoded within one genomic window of Brassica rapa cultivar Chiifu-401-42 chromosome A09, CAAS_Brap_v3.01, whole genome shotgun sequence:
- the LOC103839196 gene encoding ABC transporter B family member 22-like isoform X1, translating to MKSCGSIRSIFMHADRVDWMLIGLGLIGAVCDGFITPTVFFITGLLLNDLGGSFSDRTFMTAISKNAVALLYVASASWVICFLEGYCWTRTGERQAARMRQRYLKAVLRQDLPNFLMNASAFVGSYVVAFIMMWRLTIVGFPFIVLLVIPGLMYGRALISISRKIREEYNEAGSIAEQAISLVRTVYAFGSETKLVAKFSVALQGSVKLGLRQGLVKGISIGSNGISYAIWGFMTWYGTRMVMYHGAKGGTIFAVIICITFGGISLGRGLSNLKYLSEAVVAGERITKVINRVPDIDSENPQGQMLEKIKGEVQFKHVKFVYPSRPETPIFDDFCLRVPSGKTVALVGGSGSGKSTVLSLLLRFYDPVHGEILLDGVSINMLQVNWLRLQMGLVSQEPALFATSIEENILFGKEDASMEEVVEAAKASNAHSFISQFPHGYKTQVGERGVQMSGGQKQRIAIARAIIKSPTILLLDEATSALDSESEKVVQEALDNASVGRTTIVIAHRLSTIRDADVICVVHDGRIVESGSHEELIENLDGQYASLVRLQQMDNEDSDVNNNISVRVQGGQLSVLSKDLKYNPKLSTESRSNLLPNTSVESNLPGSVPKSKKPPLPSFKRLMAMNRPEWKHALCGCLSAALYGAVQPISAYVSGSMVSVYFLTSHDEIKEKTRIYVLGFVGLAMFNFLFNIIQHYSFAYMGGYLTKRIREQMLSKILTFEVNWFDEEENSTGAICSRLAKEANLVRSLVGERVSLLVQTISAVAIACTIGLVIAWRLAVVMIAVQPIVVVCFYTQRILLKSMSQKSIKAQEESSKLAAEAVSNIRTVTAFSSQERILKLLKTVQEGPRRESVRQSWLAGSVLATSRSLVTCTTVLNFWYGGRLIADGKIVAKAFFEIFTVFVSTGRVIAEAGTMTTDLAKGSGAVGSVFGVLDRTTTIDPESPNGYVPDKIKGQIRFHNVDFAYPTRPNVVIFKDLSIEIEQGKSTAIVGPSGSGKSTIIGLIERFYDPLKGSVIIDGRDLKSYHLRSLRQHIALVSQEPALFAGTIRENIMYGGASENIEESEIIEAAKAANAHEFITSLSNGYETICGDRGAQLSGGQKQRIAIARAVLKNPSVLLLDEATSALDSQSERVVQEALERVMVGRTSVVIAHRLSTIQNCDVIAVLDKGKVVECGNHSSLLAKGPTGAYFSLVSLQSNLC from the exons AATGCTGTAGCTCTGCTTTATGTGGCTAGTGCATCTTGGGTGATATGTTTTCTTG AAGGATATTGCTGGACAAGAACAGGGGAGAGACAAGCAGCAAGAATGAGACAGAGATACTTAAAAGCAGTGTTAAGACAGGAT TTACCCAACTTTTTGATGAATGCTTCTGCGTTTGTCGGAAGCTACGTGGTGGCTTTCATTATGATGTGGAGGCTCACAATCGTAGGCTTCCCGTTCATCGTTCTCCTCGTGATCCCTGGACTGATGTACGGACGAGCCCTCATCAGCATCTCGAGGAAAATACGCGAAGAGTACAACGAAGCCGGTTCCATTGCCGAGCAAGCCATCTCGTTGGTGCGAACCGTCTACGCATTTGGGAGTGAGACGAAGCTGGTAGCTAAATTCTCAGTTGCGCTTCAAGGCTCGGTGAAACTAGGGCTGAGACAAGGGCTAGTTAAAGGAATCTCCATTGGGAGCAACGGTATCAGTTACGCCATCTGGGGGTTCATGACTTGGTACGGAACTCGGATGGTTATGTACCATGGCGCCAAAGGTGGTACTATCTTCGCAGTCATCATTTGCATTACCTTTGGCGGCAT TTCACTTGGTCGAGGTTTGTCGAATCTCAAATATCTTTCGGAGGCTGTTGTAGCAGGGGAAAGGATTACCAAAGTGATAAATAGAGTTCCCGATATAGACTCAGAAAACCCTCAAGGTCAAATGCTAGAGAAAATCAAAGGAGAAGTACAGTTTAAGCATGTCAAATTCGTGTACCCGTCTAGACCCGAGACTCCAATCTTTGATGATTTCTGTTTGAGAGTTCCATCTGGAAAAACCGTGGCTCTGGTTGGTGGAAGCGGGTCGGGAAAATCAACCGTGTTGTCGCTTTTGCTGAGGTTTTATGATCCGGTTCATGGAGAGATTCTTCTTGATGGTGTGTCCATTAATATGCTGCAGGTTAATTGGTTGAGATTGCAGATGGGTTTAGTTAGCCAAGAGCCGGCACTCTTCGCCACATCAATAGAGGAGAACATATTATTTGGTAAAGAGGACGCATCCATGGAAGAGGTGGTGGAAGCTGCAAAGGCCTCAAATGCTCATAGTTTCATCTCTCAGTTCCCTCATGGATACAAAACTCAG GTTGGGGAGAGAGGAGTGCAAATGTCAGGGGGACAGAAGCAGAGGATAGCAATTGCACGTGCGATAATCAAATCACCAACAATTCTCCTTCTAGATGAGGCAACAAGCGCATTGGACTCAGAATCCGAAAAGGTTGTTCAAGAAGCCTTGGACAATGCCTCTGTTGGCCGGACAACTATCGTCATTGCCCACCGCCTGTCTACTATTCGTGATGCTGATGTTATCTGTGTAGTCCATGACGGCCGCATTGTAGAATCTGGGTCACACGAAGAGCTCATAGAGAACCTGGATGGTCAATATGCTTCTCTAGTTCGGTTGCAACAAATGGATAATGAAGACTCTGATGTAAACAATAACATCAGCGTAAGGGTGCAAGGGGGTCAATTATCGGTATTGAGCAAAGATTTGAAGTACAATCCAAAACTCTCTACTGAAAGTAGGTCAAACTTGTTACCAAATACAAGCGTGGAGTCGAATCTTCCTGGCTCAGTTCCTAAGAGTAAGAAACCGCCTCTGCCATCGTTCAAGAGATTGATGGCAATGAATAGACCAGAGTGGAAACATGCATTGTGTGGTTGTTTAAGCGCGGCTTTATATGGGGCCGTTCAACCGATAAGTGCATATGTTTCGGGGTCGATGGTGTCAGTGTATTTCCTAACGAGTCACGACGAGATCAAGGAGAAAACAAGGATCTACGTGTTGGGTTTTGTTGGTTTAGCTATGTTTAATTTCTTGTTCAATATCATTCAACATTATAGTTTTGCTTACATGGGCGGATACCTAACAAAACGTATCCGAGAACAGATGCTCTCCAAGATATTGACCTTTGAAGTTAATTGGTTCGATGAAGAAGAGAACTCGACCGGTGCAATTTGCTCAAGACTAGCCAAAGAAGCTAACTTG GTGAGATCGCTGGTTGGTGAACGGGTGTCCTTGTTGGTACAAACTATATCAGCTGTGGCCATAGCTTGCACAATTGGTTTGGTCATCGCATGGCGATTAGCAGTCGTGATGATTGCTGTGCAGCCAATTGTTGTCGTATGCTTCTACACTCAACGCATTCTGCTCAAAAGCATGTCCCAAAAATCAATCAAAGCACAAGAAGAGAGCAGCAAACTAGCCGCAGAAGCTGTCTCCAATATCCGAACCGTCACAGCTTTCTCCTCACAGGAAAGGATCTTGAAATTACTTAAAACGGTCCAAGAAGGTCCGCGGAGAGAAAGTGTTCGCCAGTCATGGTTAGCAGGGAGTGTGCTCGCAACTTCCCGAAGCCTTGTAACATGCACTACGGTTTTGAATTTCTGGTATGGTGGTAGACTAATCGCTGATGGAAAAATCGTGGCAAAGGCATTCTTTGAGATTTTTACGGTGTTTGTGTCTACCGGCCGGGTTATTGCAGAGGCTGGGACCATGACAACTGATTTAGCCAAGGGCTCAGGTGCGGTTGGGTCTGTGTTCGGAGTTTTGGATCGCACCACAACCATTGATCCGGAGAGCCCCAATGGGTATGTCCCGGATAAAATAAAAGGCCAAATCAGATTTCACAATGTGGACTTTGCTTACCCGACACGGCCAAATGTAGTTATATTCAAGGACTTGTCCATTGAGATAGAACAAGGAAAGTCCACAGCTATTGTCGGTCCAAGTGGTTCAGGTAAATCAACAATAATTGGCTTGATCGAGCGGTTCTATGACCCGTTAAAAGGTTCAGTAATAATTGATGGCCGTGATCTGAAGTCTTATCATTTGAGATCGCTTCGTCAACACATAGCTTTGGTTAGCCAAGAGCCAGCGTTATTCGCAGGTACTATCCGAGAGAACATAATGTACGGAGGAGCATCTGAAAACATCGAGGAGTCGGAGATTATCGAGGCGGCAAAGGCAGCAAACGCTCACGAGTTTATCACATCACTATCGAACGGTTATGAGACGATCTGCGGAGACAGAGGTGCGCAGCTATCAGGTGGGCAAAAACAGAGGATTGCGATAGCTCGTGCGGTTCTGAAGAACCCGTCCGTGCTGCTCCTCGACGAAGCGACGAGCGCTTTGGACAGCCAGTCAGAGCGCGTGGTACAGGAGGCGCTCGAGCGCGTGATGGTCGGGAGGACGAGCGTTGTGATCGCGCATAGGCTTAGCACGATCCAGAACTGCGACGTGATTGCGGTTTTGGACAAAGGGAAAGTAGTAGAATGTGGGAACCACTCGTCCTTGTTGGCAAAGGGTCCAACTGGTGCTTATTTCTCATTGGTCAGTCTCCAAAGTAATCTCTGTTGA
- the LOC103839196 gene encoding ABC transporter B family member 22-like isoform X2 → MKSCGSIRSIFMHADRVDWMLIGLGLIGAVCDGFITPTVFFITGLLLNDLGGSFSDRTFMTAISKNAVALLYVASASWVICFLEGYCWTRTGERQAARMRQRYLKAVLRQDVGYFDLHVTSTSDVITCVSSDSLVIQDVLSEKLPNFLMNASAFVGSYVVAFIMMWRLTIVGFPFIVLLVIPGLMYGRALISISRKIREEYNEAGSIAEQAISLVRTVYAFGSETKLVAKFSVALQGSVKLGLRQGLVKGISIGSNGISYAIWGFMTWYGTRMVMYHGAKGGTIFAVIICITFGGISLGRGLSNLKYLSEAVVAGERITKVINRVPDIDSENPQGQMLEKIKGEVQFKHVKFVYPSRPETPIFDDFCLRVPSGKTVALVGGSGSGKSTVLSLLLRFYDPVHGEILLDGVSINMLQVNWLRLQMGLVSQEPALFATSIEENILFGKEDASMEEVVEAAKASNAHSFISQFPHGYKTQVGERGVQMSGGQKQRIAIARAIIKSPTILLLDEATSALDSESEKVVQEALDNASVGRTTIVIAHRLSTIRDADVICVVHDGRIVESGSHEELIENLDGQYASLVRLQQMDNEDSDVNNNISVRVQGGQLSVLSKDLKYNPKLSTESRSNLLPNTSVESNLPGSVPKSKKPPLPSFKRLMAMNRPEWKHALCGCLSAALYGAVQPISAYVSGSMVSVYFLTSHDEIKEKTRIYVLGFVGLAMFNFLFNIIQHYSFAYMGGYLTKRIREQMLSKILTFEVNWFDEEENSTGAICSRLAKEANLVRSLVGERVSLLVQTISAVAIACTIGLVIAWRLAVVMIAVQPIVVVCFYTQRILLKSMSQKSIKAQEESSKLAAEAVSNIRTVTAFSSQERILKLLKTVQEGPRRESVRQSWLAGSVLATSRSLVTCTTVLNFWYGGRLIADGKIVAKAFFEIFTVFVSTGRVIAEAGTMTTDLAKGSGAVGSVFGVLDRTTTIDPESPNGYVPDKIKGQIRFHNVDFAYPTRPNVVIFKDLSIEIEQGKSTAIVGPSGSGKSTIIGLIERFYDPLKGSVIIDGRDLKSYHLRSLRQHIALVSQEPALFAGTIRENIMYGGASENIEESEIIEAAKAANAHEFITSLSNGYETICGDRGAQLSGGQKQRIAIARAVLKNPSVLLLDEATSALDSQSERVVQEALERVMVGRTSVVIAHRLSTIQNCDVIAVLDKGKVVECGNHSSLLAKGPTGAYFSLVSLQSNLC, encoded by the exons AATGCTGTAGCTCTGCTTTATGTGGCTAGTGCATCTTGGGTGATATGTTTTCTTG AAGGATATTGCTGGACAAGAACAGGGGAGAGACAAGCAGCAAGAATGAGACAGAGATACTTAAAAGCAGTGTTAAGACAGGATGTGGGTTACTTTGATCTTCATGTCACAAGCACTTCTGATGTTATCACATGTGTTTCTAGTGACAGTCTTGTAATCCAAGACGTCCTCAGTGAAA AGTTACCCAACTTTTTGATGAATGCTTCTGCGTTTGTCGGAAGCTACGTGGTGGCTTTCATTATGATGTGGAGGCTCACAATCGTAGGCTTCCCGTTCATCGTTCTCCTCGTGATCCCTGGACTGATGTACGGACGAGCCCTCATCAGCATCTCGAGGAAAATACGCGAAGAGTACAACGAAGCCGGTTCCATTGCCGAGCAAGCCATCTCGTTGGTGCGAACCGTCTACGCATTTGGGAGTGAGACGAAGCTGGTAGCTAAATTCTCAGTTGCGCTTCAAGGCTCGGTGAAACTAGGGCTGAGACAAGGGCTAGTTAAAGGAATCTCCATTGGGAGCAACGGTATCAGTTACGCCATCTGGGGGTTCATGACTTGGTACGGAACTCGGATGGTTATGTACCATGGCGCCAAAGGTGGTACTATCTTCGCAGTCATCATTTGCATTACCTTTGGCGGCAT TTCACTTGGTCGAGGTTTGTCGAATCTCAAATATCTTTCGGAGGCTGTTGTAGCAGGGGAAAGGATTACCAAAGTGATAAATAGAGTTCCCGATATAGACTCAGAAAACCCTCAAGGTCAAATGCTAGAGAAAATCAAAGGAGAAGTACAGTTTAAGCATGTCAAATTCGTGTACCCGTCTAGACCCGAGACTCCAATCTTTGATGATTTCTGTTTGAGAGTTCCATCTGGAAAAACCGTGGCTCTGGTTGGTGGAAGCGGGTCGGGAAAATCAACCGTGTTGTCGCTTTTGCTGAGGTTTTATGATCCGGTTCATGGAGAGATTCTTCTTGATGGTGTGTCCATTAATATGCTGCAGGTTAATTGGTTGAGATTGCAGATGGGTTTAGTTAGCCAAGAGCCGGCACTCTTCGCCACATCAATAGAGGAGAACATATTATTTGGTAAAGAGGACGCATCCATGGAAGAGGTGGTGGAAGCTGCAAAGGCCTCAAATGCTCATAGTTTCATCTCTCAGTTCCCTCATGGATACAAAACTCAG GTTGGGGAGAGAGGAGTGCAAATGTCAGGGGGACAGAAGCAGAGGATAGCAATTGCACGTGCGATAATCAAATCACCAACAATTCTCCTTCTAGATGAGGCAACAAGCGCATTGGACTCAGAATCCGAAAAGGTTGTTCAAGAAGCCTTGGACAATGCCTCTGTTGGCCGGACAACTATCGTCATTGCCCACCGCCTGTCTACTATTCGTGATGCTGATGTTATCTGTGTAGTCCATGACGGCCGCATTGTAGAATCTGGGTCACACGAAGAGCTCATAGAGAACCTGGATGGTCAATATGCTTCTCTAGTTCGGTTGCAACAAATGGATAATGAAGACTCTGATGTAAACAATAACATCAGCGTAAGGGTGCAAGGGGGTCAATTATCGGTATTGAGCAAAGATTTGAAGTACAATCCAAAACTCTCTACTGAAAGTAGGTCAAACTTGTTACCAAATACAAGCGTGGAGTCGAATCTTCCTGGCTCAGTTCCTAAGAGTAAGAAACCGCCTCTGCCATCGTTCAAGAGATTGATGGCAATGAATAGACCAGAGTGGAAACATGCATTGTGTGGTTGTTTAAGCGCGGCTTTATATGGGGCCGTTCAACCGATAAGTGCATATGTTTCGGGGTCGATGGTGTCAGTGTATTTCCTAACGAGTCACGACGAGATCAAGGAGAAAACAAGGATCTACGTGTTGGGTTTTGTTGGTTTAGCTATGTTTAATTTCTTGTTCAATATCATTCAACATTATAGTTTTGCTTACATGGGCGGATACCTAACAAAACGTATCCGAGAACAGATGCTCTCCAAGATATTGACCTTTGAAGTTAATTGGTTCGATGAAGAAGAGAACTCGACCGGTGCAATTTGCTCAAGACTAGCCAAAGAAGCTAACTTG GTGAGATCGCTGGTTGGTGAACGGGTGTCCTTGTTGGTACAAACTATATCAGCTGTGGCCATAGCTTGCACAATTGGTTTGGTCATCGCATGGCGATTAGCAGTCGTGATGATTGCTGTGCAGCCAATTGTTGTCGTATGCTTCTACACTCAACGCATTCTGCTCAAAAGCATGTCCCAAAAATCAATCAAAGCACAAGAAGAGAGCAGCAAACTAGCCGCAGAAGCTGTCTCCAATATCCGAACCGTCACAGCTTTCTCCTCACAGGAAAGGATCTTGAAATTACTTAAAACGGTCCAAGAAGGTCCGCGGAGAGAAAGTGTTCGCCAGTCATGGTTAGCAGGGAGTGTGCTCGCAACTTCCCGAAGCCTTGTAACATGCACTACGGTTTTGAATTTCTGGTATGGTGGTAGACTAATCGCTGATGGAAAAATCGTGGCAAAGGCATTCTTTGAGATTTTTACGGTGTTTGTGTCTACCGGCCGGGTTATTGCAGAGGCTGGGACCATGACAACTGATTTAGCCAAGGGCTCAGGTGCGGTTGGGTCTGTGTTCGGAGTTTTGGATCGCACCACAACCATTGATCCGGAGAGCCCCAATGGGTATGTCCCGGATAAAATAAAAGGCCAAATCAGATTTCACAATGTGGACTTTGCTTACCCGACACGGCCAAATGTAGTTATATTCAAGGACTTGTCCATTGAGATAGAACAAGGAAAGTCCACAGCTATTGTCGGTCCAAGTGGTTCAGGTAAATCAACAATAATTGGCTTGATCGAGCGGTTCTATGACCCGTTAAAAGGTTCAGTAATAATTGATGGCCGTGATCTGAAGTCTTATCATTTGAGATCGCTTCGTCAACACATAGCTTTGGTTAGCCAAGAGCCAGCGTTATTCGCAGGTACTATCCGAGAGAACATAATGTACGGAGGAGCATCTGAAAACATCGAGGAGTCGGAGATTATCGAGGCGGCAAAGGCAGCAAACGCTCACGAGTTTATCACATCACTATCGAACGGTTATGAGACGATCTGCGGAGACAGAGGTGCGCAGCTATCAGGTGGGCAAAAACAGAGGATTGCGATAGCTCGTGCGGTTCTGAAGAACCCGTCCGTGCTGCTCCTCGACGAAGCGACGAGCGCTTTGGACAGCCAGTCAGAGCGCGTGGTACAGGAGGCGCTCGAGCGCGTGATGGTCGGGAGGACGAGCGTTGTGATCGCGCATAGGCTTAGCACGATCCAGAACTGCGACGTGATTGCGGTTTTGGACAAAGGGAAAGTAGTAGAATGTGGGAACCACTCGTCCTTGTTGGCAAAGGGTCCAACTGGTGCTTATTTCTCATTGGTCAGTCTCCAAAGTAATCTCTGTTGA